From Xylanibacter oryzae DSM 17970, a single genomic window includes:
- a CDS encoding 4Fe-4S dicluster domain-containing protein, whose product MERLIIKSDLIHTWLAKIIETVPRVLAPVKTGSKAEFSEIKDADSVAYDTLTTTSSVKASAFPNTETLFAYEKQGTDTKIYDVAEENFLDTVIWRARPCDAVGFGPLTKIFNWDYKDKLYNERFSRLVVVSFACDKADGCCFCTSVGGGPGNTAGSDIMLTKINDKETLVEVLTDKGQKLIDLCKDCFTKADDSIDKESVLAQVPVRFTREQIHDKLAKAFESPIWKAQSERCLGCGACAFVCPTCACFDIQEDAHGNHGRRVRCWDSCGFTLFTQHTSGHNPRPTQATRWRQRVMHKFSYMPDRLDIYGCTGCGRCSRACPVDMNIAEHLTNIANNE is encoded by the coding sequence ATGGAAAGACTTATAATAAAATCGGACCTGATACATACATGGCTCGCTAAGATAATAGAGACAGTACCACGCGTACTTGCCCCGGTCAAAACCGGCAGCAAAGCAGAATTCAGTGAGATAAAAGATGCCGACAGTGTAGCATACGATACTCTCACTACTACATCATCTGTTAAAGCGTCAGCTTTTCCTAATACAGAGACTCTTTTTGCTTATGAAAAACAGGGTACTGATACAAAAATATATGATGTTGCTGAAGAGAACTTCCTCGACACTGTCATTTGGCGTGCACGTCCATGTGATGCAGTTGGCTTCGGTCCGCTTACCAAGATATTCAATTGGGACTATAAAGACAAACTGTACAATGAGCGTTTCTCACGCCTTGTTGTTGTTTCTTTCGCATGCGACAAAGCTGACGGATGCTGCTTCTGTACATCTGTAGGTGGAGGACCAGGCAATACAGCAGGCAGTGACATTATGCTCACCAAAATCAATGATAAAGAAACTTTGGTAGAAGTACTTACAGACAAAGGTCAGAAACTAATAGACTTATGCAAGGATTGCTTTACTAAAGCTGACGACAGCATTGATAAAGAGTCGGTATTAGCCCAAGTACCTGTAAGGTTTACACGAGAGCAGATACATGATAAACTGGCAAAAGCCTTCGAAAGTCCTATATGGAAAGCCCAGTCAGAGCGTTGTCTGGGATGTGGAGCATGCGCCTTTGTTTGTCCTACATGTGCATGCTTCGACATACAAGAAGATGCTCATGGTAACCACGGTCGCCGCGTACGCTGTTGGGATTCATGCGGATTTACACTCTTCACCCAACATACATCAGGTCATAACCCACGTCCTACGCAGGCCACACGCTGGCGTCAGCGTGTAATGCATAAATTTTCTTATATGCCCGACCGTCTTGATATATACGGTTGCACAGGCTGCGGTCGTTGCTCGCGTGCCTGTCCGGTAGACATGAACATAGCAGAACATCTAACAAATATCGCAAACAATGAGTAA
- a CDS encoding FAD/NAD(P)-binding protein: MSNNIYIPYVMVVDKITVEAPGVKTLRLRFQNEEEGNKFEFKAGNFAEYSAFGEGECTFCIASAPTRKGYIECTFRKAGRVTSGLDRLEEGMTMGVRAPLGNSFPLDDWKGKNLVFVAGGIALPPMRAVIDNVLDRRDEFGDITIVYGAKTVNDLVYKEELKEWEERPDVNLFATVDPGGETPDWKGKVGFTPNVLGEVAPSSDNAVAIVCGPPIMIKFTFPVLEKLGFKDENIYTTLENRMKCGIGKCGRCNVGPMFVCKDGPVFSKVQLNALPPEF; encoded by the coding sequence ATGAGTAATAATATATACATACCCTATGTAATGGTAGTCGACAAGATAACTGTCGAGGCTCCCGGGGTAAAGACATTGCGCCTACGTTTCCAGAATGAAGAAGAAGGCAATAAATTTGAATTCAAAGCAGGTAACTTCGCAGAATATTCAGCTTTTGGTGAGGGCGAATGTACTTTTTGTATAGCTTCCGCCCCTACCCGCAAAGGGTATATCGAGTGTACTTTTCGTAAGGCAGGTCGAGTAACATCCGGACTTGACCGTCTGGAAGAAGGCATGACGATGGGAGTACGTGCTCCGCTTGGCAACTCTTTTCCTCTTGACGACTGGAAAGGTAAAAATCTTGTTTTCGTAGCCGGTGGTATAGCTCTTCCTCCTATGCGTGCAGTGATAGACAATGTGCTTGATCGCAGGGATGAGTTTGGCGATATAACTATCGTTTATGGTGCCAAGACAGTGAACGACCTTGTATACAAAGAAGAACTGAAGGAATGGGAAGAGCGTCCTGACGTTAATCTCTTTGCCACAGTAGATCCGGGTGGTGAAACGCCCGACTGGAAAGGAAAAGTTGGATTTACTCCTAATGTATTAGGTGAGGTAGCTCCAAGCAGTGACAATGCCGTCGCTATTGTCTGTGGACCTCCTATCATGATTAAGTTTACATTCCCTGTGCTCGAGAAACTCGGTTTCAAGGATGAGAACATATATACTACGCTTGAGAACCGTATGAAGTGTGGAATTGGTAAATGCGGCCGATGCAATGTTGGTCCGATGTTTGTCTGCAAAGACGGACCTGTATTCAGCAAAGTACAGTTGAACGCACTTCCACCTGAATTTTAA
- a CDS encoding 4Fe-4S dicluster domain-containing protein, translating into MSKLSEKTATLLSEGTVKIIIGYEQGTERPRPAFCHTPEDCKRLIFNDQCSSNLAVYLTKKEIIGEDKIGVVGNYYVIKTVIQLNRENQINLENLVLMTVDGDDVITLGNIDEMQQYVDTHEPVPNEKVLAAIEKIDKMSRSERWEYWKSELSKCVRCYACRAACPLCYCNRCVTEVNCPQWIEPWAAPLSNMEWQINRVMHMSGRCVGCGECAAACPLELPIGILTKKMGMDIKNTFGGWKDGSVLSTYNVNDKENFIK; encoded by the coding sequence ATGAGTAAATTATCTGAAAAGACTGCAACCCTCCTTTCTGAGGGAACAGTAAAAATAATTATAGGTTACGAGCAGGGCACAGAGCGTCCTCGTCCTGCTTTCTGTCATACGCCGGAGGATTGTAAACGATTGATATTCAATGATCAATGTAGTAGCAACTTGGCTGTTTATCTTACAAAGAAAGAGATTATCGGAGAAGACAAGATTGGTGTCGTTGGCAATTATTACGTAATAAAGACAGTAATCCAACTGAATCGAGAGAATCAGATTAACCTTGAAAATCTCGTTTTGATGACTGTCGACGGCGATGATGTCATTACATTAGGCAACATAGACGAGATGCAACAATATGTAGACACTCACGAACCTGTACCAAATGAAAAAGTACTTGCCGCCATCGAGAAGATAGATAAGATGAGTCGCAGTGAGCGATGGGAATATTGGAAGAGCGAACTATCCAAATGCGTACGTTGCTATGCATGCCGTGCAGCTTGTCCACTATGTTACTGCAACCGTTGCGTAACAGAGGTCAACTGTCCTCAATGGATAGAGCCATGGGCTGCCCCGCTTAGCAATATGGAGTGGCAGATTAACCGTGTGATGCACATGTCAGGCAGATGTGTCGGTTGCGGAGAATGTGCAGCCGCCTGCCCTCTCGAACTGCCTATCGGCATACTCACAAAGAAAATGGGTATGGACATCAAGAATACTTTTGGTGGATGGAAAGACGGAAGTGTGCTGTCTACATATAACGTAAATGATAAAGAAAACTTCATTAAATGA
- a CDS encoding sensor histidine kinase, translating to MRIKEKITEVENVEKMKIAFLHNMSHEIRTPLNSIIGFMQLLDTDVTAEEHKVFIKIIHQNTELLVRMIDNMLLMSALESGEYQVEPIAFDISSFLHDLSESIKGIIHDDVRLNIIRHEPLYVSLDKNSIIRVLKALILNADKFTQTGSITVDYNVGGDMLNVLVTDTGIGIAKKNQKKIFGKFEKLDQFSQGLGLGLPICKAIAEKLGGSIGVQSKLGYGSTFRFSIPLLYSSLNKEILV from the coding sequence ATGAGAATAAAAGAGAAAATAACAGAAGTAGAAAATGTAGAAAAAATGAAGATTGCTTTTCTTCATAATATGAGTCATGAAATACGTACACCCTTAAATTCTATAATAGGATTTATGCAGTTGCTTGATACTGATGTCACGGCAGAGGAGCATAAGGTATTTATTAAAATAATACACCAGAATACAGAGTTATTAGTACGTATGATTGATAATATGCTTCTTATGTCTGCTCTTGAAAGTGGCGAATATCAGGTAGAGCCAATAGCATTCGACATAAGTTCTTTTTTGCATGATTTGTCTGAAAGTATTAAGGGAATTATTCATGACGATGTACGATTGAATATAATAAGGCATGAACCTCTTTATGTGTCTTTGGACAAGAACAGTATTATACGAGTACTTAAAGCCTTGATACTCAATGCCGACAAGTTTACACAAACAGGTAGTATTACAGTCGACTATAATGTTGGTGGTGATATGTTAAATGTACTGGTTACAGATACAGGTATTGGCATAGCAAAAAAGAATCAGAAAAAAATTTTTGGTAAATTTGAAAAACTGGATCAGTTTTCACAGGGTCTTGGTCTTGGCTTACCGATATGCAAAGCTATAGCCGAAAAGTTAGGCGGCAGTATAGGAGTGCAGTCAAAACTGGGATATGGGTCTACGTTCCGGTTTAGTATACCTTTGTTGTATTCTTCACTCAATAAGGAAATACTTGTATAG
- a CDS encoding DUF4906 domain-containing protein yields the protein MSMNKVLNIKEHPIKLSVCLSMIIAFILLSSCSSVDVSEMQSGLVSLKVTISKQTQTTATRTISDAIYNVIILVFNSRGYLIGNTYNSTNPTSVTLPVRVSNDCTICAIANTGSSSYLDGISTLSELRAKVTEPVADPASILGIMYGETSGVNINTSTVAQSVSLKRIYSKYTFTITPAKDITITDYQLCNVPNECFIAPINSNNPTTGYSGLNYNSVTTAVSAGSVVTAGPYYVYENISGKNTSSTSEEQRTSAYAPSGASYILINAKRDTGWGTGWSSTYRVYLGGVTNETNPVVDYADFNIYRNYDYNCNISISGSGTNDLRVTYTPYSTRMDIYTGDAPIGNYLYSDGTNGTTFRSGQTLGIIYSRELTRSQYDAGCRHGKVLARELAYSDHCQWSDGNNSPYTDRTSHPYVTTLKDCFNDISSVYDALVNQSFINTSSNYAWYYCNNYNDGTTKSFTNSGWYLPTAGDWLDVLINLSNLTDSQKKTIKLAQAYTVIGGLNIIDNLDGTYFSALNSKLSAIGGHSIPTDGNGACSFWSASECDLADAVTFTFGPSFVYVCHASKAYSLLFVRAVLAY from the coding sequence ATGAGTATGAATAAGGTTCTTAATATAAAAGAACATCCAATAAAACTTAGTGTATGTCTATCAATGATAATAGCTTTTATTTTATTATCATCATGTAGTTCTGTGGATGTATCAGAAATGCAGTCTGGGCTGGTTTCGTTAAAGGTGACTATAAGTAAGCAAACTCAGACAACTGCTACGCGAACCATAAGTGATGCTATATATAATGTAATAATACTTGTTTTCAACAGTCGGGGGTATCTTATAGGTAATACCTATAACTCAACAAATCCAACTTCGGTTACTTTACCGGTAAGGGTTAGTAATGACTGTACTATATGTGCGATAGCAAATACCGGTAGCAGTTCATACCTTGATGGTATAAGTACACTCTCAGAGTTGAGGGCTAAAGTAACAGAACCTGTAGCAGATCCTGCATCAATATTAGGTATAATGTATGGTGAAACGTCAGGCGTAAACATAAATACATCAACAGTAGCACAGTCTGTATCGCTTAAGCGGATTTATAGCAAATATACATTTACGATAACTCCAGCAAAGGATATAACAATAACCGATTATCAGCTGTGTAATGTTCCTAATGAATGTTTTATTGCTCCGATTAATTCTAATAATCCAACTACAGGTTATAGTGGACTAAATTATAACTCCGTTACTACAGCTGTATCAGCAGGCAGTGTAGTTACCGCAGGTCCTTATTATGTCTATGAGAATATTTCAGGTAAAAATACCTCTTCAACTTCAGAAGAACAAAGAACAAGTGCGTATGCTCCTTCAGGTGCTTCTTACATATTGATAAATGCAAAAAGAGATACAGGATGGGGAACAGGTTGGAGTTCTACCTATCGTGTTTATCTTGGAGGTGTAACAAATGAGACGAATCCAGTCGTAGATTATGCCGATTTTAATATTTATCGTAACTATGATTATAACTGTAATATATCAATATCCGGGAGTGGAACAAATGATTTAAGGGTAACGTATACCCCATACTCTACACGAATGGATATATACACAGGTGATGCTCCGATAGGAAACTATCTTTACTCAGACGGAACAAATGGTACAACCTTTAGGTCAGGGCAGACGTTAGGCATCATCTATTCGAGGGAGTTGACACGTTCTCAATATGATGCCGGTTGCCGCCATGGTAAAGTGTTGGCGCGAGAATTGGCTTATAGTGACCATTGTCAATGGTCGGATGGTAACAATTCACCATATACCGATCGTACTAGCCATCCTTATGTCACAACCCTTAAGGACTGTTTTAATGATATAAGCAGTGTATATGATGCATTAGTAAATCAATCATTTATAAATACGTCCTCAAATTATGCATGGTATTATTGCAACAACTATAATGATGGCACAACAAAATCCTTTACAAACAGTGGTTGGTATCTTCCAACAGCAGGCGATTGGTTGGATGTTTTAATAAATTTGAGTAACCTTACAGATTCTCAGAAGAAAACAATAAAGCTTGCTCAGGCTTATACGGTAATTGGTGGCCTTAATATCATAGACAATTTAGATGGAACCTATTTTTCAGCATTGAATTCAAAACTGTCAGCTATAGGGGGACACTCGATACCAACCGATGGCAATGGTGCATGTAGTTTTTGGTCAGCATCGGAGTGTGATCTTGCTGACGCCGTGACGTTTACATTTGGTCCTTCATTCGTTTATGTCTGCCATGCAAGTAAGGCTTACTCCCTCTTATTTGTTAGGGCTGTGTTAGCATATTAG
- a CDS encoding fimbrial protein yields MNKNYVFIAVMMSLLMMTSCTSSDTGNGETSGSPAIVNLNLGLKTRSSSTTALPNQAFTYGDGEGKVTAFYVGLFDGNQGKVTIDTKSETSISTTTQSRNILVAANTTNAAADKTAFTACKSMTDFKALTADLSYTTSADAQSNTACNTANAQKMTGLPMFGEVDNCFSSFASSNTSTVNVPLCRLVARIDLNSLTSDFSQSSYPNASFIVNEIFMYNVNDICSYGGTPSQSASLAESETVGKCEQTNASGAINANLNSFAYLSSGALTLSTSPYVTSSTPYYFYVFPHSSTNPTKLVIKGRFKTNSSDTGTILYYPIIINDDVMSEESITTDNDVIKANNIYSLSVTIKGRGLTDPSQNIVPSTATVTFTVTDWATNSQTVVIK; encoded by the coding sequence ATGAATAAAAATTATGTATTTATTGCAGTAATGATGTCATTATTAATGATGACATCATGTACATCTTCAGACACCGGAAATGGTGAAACTTCCGGTAGTCCCGCTATCGTTAATTTGAATCTAGGTCTTAAGACACGTTCTTCATCTACAACTGCACTCCCAAACCAAGCTTTTACCTATGGTGATGGCGAGGGAAAGGTAACTGCATTTTATGTAGGACTTTTTGATGGCAACCAAGGCAAAGTTACGATAGACACTAAGTCAGAGACGTCTATATCAACTACAACTCAGTCTCGCAACATACTTGTTGCTGCCAATACTACTAATGCAGCAGCAGACAAGACCGCATTTACAGCATGTAAATCAATGACAGATTTTAAGGCATTAACAGCTGATTTAAGTTATACAACAAGTGCAGATGCACAGTCAAATACAGCTTGCAATACAGCAAACGCTCAAAAAATGACAGGACTACCAATGTTCGGTGAGGTTGATAATTGTTTCAGTTCGTTTGCCTCTTCAAATACATCTACAGTAAATGTGCCTCTTTGTCGTCTTGTAGCCCGTATAGATCTTAACTCATTGACATCTGATTTCTCTCAGAGTTCATATCCTAATGCGTCATTCATTGTTAATGAGATATTTATGTATAACGTAAATGATATCTGTAGCTATGGTGGTACTCCAAGTCAGTCAGCCTCTCTTGCAGAATCGGAAACCGTTGGAAAATGTGAACAGACAAATGCGAGTGGTGCCATAAATGCAAATCTAAACAGTTTCGCATATCTGAGTAGTGGTGCCTTGACACTCTCAACATCACCATACGTTACATCATCAACTCCATATTACTTTTATGTATTTCCTCATTCCTCAACAAATCCTACAAAACTTGTAATAAAGGGTCGTTTCAAGACAAATAGCAGTGATACGGGTACAATACTGTATTATCCTATAATAATAAACGATGATGTTATGTCTGAAGAATCAATAACGACAGATAATGACGTAATAAAGGCCAATAATATATATTCATTGAGCGTAACTATTAAGGGCCGTGGTCTTACTGATCCTTCTCAGAATATAGTACCATCAACAGCTACAGTAACCTTTACTGTTACAGATTGGGCAACCAATAGTCAGACAGTTGTAATAAAATAA
- a CDS encoding hydrogenase iron-sulfur subunit has translation MEENNNNIFEPRIIAFVCNWCTYAGADLTGTSRIKYATNVEIVRFPCTGRIDFMLLLKAFAGGADGIIISGCHPNDCHYTSGNFHARRRWMVFRDMLDFMGIDIERIRWSWVSAAEGAKWADVVNDTVGKIREMGPYTEYKKAAKFLEEEKISHE, from the coding sequence ATGGAAGAAAATAACAATAATATATTCGAGCCGCGCATCATAGCATTTGTTTGCAATTGGTGTACATATGCAGGTGCAGACCTGACCGGTACCAGCCGTATCAAATATGCCACAAATGTAGAGATTGTGAGATTCCCGTGTACGGGCCGCATCGACTTCATGCTACTACTCAAAGCTTTTGCAGGTGGCGCAGATGGAATCATAATATCAGGATGTCACCCTAATGACTGCCATTACACCAGTGGCAACTTCCACGCCCGCAGACGTTGGATGGTGTTCAGAGACATGCTCGATTTCATGGGCATTGACATTGAGAGAATACGCTGGTCTTGGGTCTCAGCTGCCGAAGGTGCCAAATGGGCTGATGTCGTTAATGACACGGTAGGCAAAATACGTGAGATGGGACCATATACAGAATATAAAAAAGCTGCAAAATTCTTAGAGGAGGAAAAAATAAGTCATGAGTAA
- a CDS encoding FimB/Mfa2 family fimbrial subunit — translation MMKIGYFNKLLACCLIIIAIVSCIDDNNANCIMCYVSVSSKDSTGKVLPLNLMINLRAYLFKNGKFERIVTAEPDGKYLLNYDSRMDSVSLVMIGTSEKDSLVMHTPDEGDDIGSMATGVKYDSVKEQYILPSSLYYGVYNYTSHKSVNNITWANIVLINKPVTVRVVIRQLKETFGEGPYRVVLSGFRNFMSFTGESKGDSITYSPKFKFDMDDQLVTDAVRSLPSMIGEHLTVSVYKSQSGKKSESRISGLTSQQLLISADRDETGKYVSLCSGDNKVVIIDFNSKNITMSVIPWNEYIRNIVIP, via the coding sequence ATGATGAAAATAGGATATTTCAATAAGTTACTAGCATGTTGCCTTATAATAATAGCCATTGTATCCTGTATTGATGATAACAACGCTAACTGTATAATGTGCTATGTGAGCGTATCCTCTAAAGATAGTACTGGCAAAGTACTGCCGTTGAATTTAATGATTAATCTCCGCGCATATCTGTTCAAAAATGGAAAATTTGAACGAATAGTTACAGCCGAACCAGATGGAAAATATCTTTTAAACTATGATAGTAGAATGGATTCTGTATCTCTGGTAATGATAGGCACTTCAGAAAAAGACAGTTTAGTTATGCATACTCCTGATGAGGGAGATGATATAGGTTCAATGGCGACAGGTGTAAAGTACGATTCAGTTAAAGAACAATATATATTGCCATCATCTCTATATTACGGCGTATACAATTATACTTCACATAAGTCTGTAAATAATATAACCTGGGCTAATATAGTTCTGATTAATAAGCCTGTAACAGTAAGAGTGGTAATTCGCCAGTTGAAAGAAACCTTTGGGGAAGGTCCATATAGAGTAGTACTTTCCGGATTCCGCAATTTTATGTCATTTACGGGCGAAAGTAAAGGTGATTCTATAACATATAGTCCAAAATTCAAATTTGATATGGACGATCAACTTGTTACTGATGCCGTTCGTTCATTACCTAGTATGATTGGCGAACATTTAACAGTCTCTGTATATAAAAGTCAAAGTGGTAAAAAATCTGAATCCAGAATATCTGGTTTAACATCACAACAATTATTGATTAGTGCAGACCGTGATGAAACTGGGAAATATGTATCCTTATGCTCAGGTGACAATAAAGTGGTGATAATAGACTTTAACAGTAAAAACATAACAATGAGCGTTATACCATGGAACGAATATATCAGAAATATAGTAATTCCATAA
- a CDS encoding DUF4906 domain-containing protein: protein MKKFILRELQNIKKHIIRHCSYLLFLMACMSLPSCSSVDIPEISSDHVSLTVNISRQSPTIVTRAISDAIDNIDILVFDGQGNLIGSAYTSTSPTSVTLPVRVSAGCTICAVANTGSSSYLDGISTLAKLRAKVTAPVSDPASTLGIMYGETPNVTITNSTAAQSVLLKRIYSKYTFTITPSKEITITDYQLCNVPNECFIAPDSSSNPTTGYSGINYSPVTTLVSSGGVVTAGPYYVLENLAGNNNSLTASEQRTSANAPSCASYILINAKRDAGWGTGWKSTYRIYLGGVTNDISPVLDCTDFNIYRNYNYNCNVSISGSGINDIRVTYSPYTTRTDIYTGDAIIGNYLYSDGTSGTTFKSGQTVGIIYSNELNFEQYNVDGCRHGKVLALKNANGGACCNWSGEFQTSNPPVFCTTMKATYEDIASGYVGTLDKGMADSQSNNAWYYCHTYNDGITKSFTNTGWYLPSGGDWWDVMENLGTWTADQYTTIKGMRTSTIGINNDIILNLPASTYFDNLNTKLLNAGGDKISLNTGAFSFYTASEHDTNGALRFMFNSARIYLGYNNKNLTINYARAVLAY from the coding sequence ATGAAGAAGTTTATATTGAGAGAATTGCAAAATATCAAAAAACATATAATAAGGCATTGTTCATATTTATTGTTTTTGATGGCTTGTATGTCTTTACCATCATGCAGTTCTGTAGATATCCCAGAAATTTCTTCCGACCATGTATCGCTGACTGTAAATATAAGCAGGCAAAGCCCTACAATAGTTACACGAGCTATAAGTGATGCCATTGATAACATAGATATCCTTGTATTTGATGGTCAGGGCAATCTGATAGGCAGTGCTTATACATCAACTAGTCCAACTTCTGTTACATTGCCAGTAAGGGTTAGTGCAGGCTGTACAATATGTGCAGTAGCAAATACAGGCAGTAGTTCCTATCTTGATGGTATAAGTACGCTTGCAAAGTTGAGAGCAAAGGTTACGGCACCTGTATCAGACCCTGCATCAACATTGGGTATAATGTATGGTGAAACACCCAACGTGACAATAACGAACTCGACAGCTGCGCAGTCAGTGTTACTTAAGCGTATTTACAGTAAGTACACATTTACGATAACTCCGTCAAAAGAGATAACGATAACAGATTATCAATTATGTAATGTCCCTAATGAATGCTTTATTGCTCCGGATAGTTCAAGTAATCCGACTACAGGTTATAGTGGTATAAATTATAGTCCTGTTACGACATTGGTCTCTTCCGGTGGTGTAGTTACAGCCGGCCCTTACTATGTACTTGAGAATCTGGCCGGTAATAATAACTCTTTAACGGCATCAGAACAACGAACAAGTGCTAATGCCCCATCCTGTGCTTCTTATATATTGATAAATGCAAAAAGAGATGCTGGATGGGGAACTGGTTGGAAGTCAACCTATCGTATATATCTTGGAGGTGTGACTAATGACATATCTCCTGTTTTAGATTGCACCGATTTTAATATCTATCGTAATTACAATTATAATTGTAATGTATCAATATCTGGTAGTGGAATAAATGATATCCGTGTAACGTATTCCCCATATACTACACGTACAGATATCTATACAGGTGATGCCATCATAGGAAACTATCTTTATTCAGATGGAACATCCGGAACCACATTTAAATCAGGGCAGACTGTAGGAATAATCTATTCGAATGAACTTAATTTTGAACAATATAATGTAGATGGTTGCCGTCATGGAAAGGTTCTTGCTCTTAAAAATGCAAATGGAGGAGCCTGTTGTAATTGGTCAGGTGAATTTCAAACAAGTAATCCACCTGTTTTTTGTACAACTATGAAGGCAACGTATGAAGATATAGCTAGTGGATATGTCGGTACTCTAGATAAGGGTATGGCTGATTCACAATCAAATAACGCATGGTATTATTGCCATACTTACAATGACGGTATAACAAAGTCATTTACGAATACAGGTTGGTATCTTCCAAGTGGAGGTGATTGGTGGGATGTGATGGAGAATTTAGGCACATGGACTGCTGATCAGTATACAACAATAAAGGGTATGCGTACAAGTACAATAGGTATTAATAATGATATAATATTGAATCTGCCAGCAAGTACGTATTTTGATAACTTGAATACAAAACTGTTAAATGCCGGTGGAGATAAAATTAGTCTTAATACAGGTGCATTTAGTTTTTACACTGCGTCTGAGCACGACACTAATGGCGCTCTGAGGTTCATGTTCAACAGTGCTCGTATCTACTTGGGCTACAACAATAAGAATCTCACCATCAACTATGCTAGGGCAGTACTAGCATATTAA